The Wansuia hejianensis genomic interval AAAAATTTACTTATATAGTCGGATTGTTGTTCCTTTTGACAAGCCTTTTAATGGGATGCGCAGACACTGGAATAGCCGGAGGGGCGAAAGCGGGGAATTCTCTGTCAGCTTCAGAGGCAGTCAGTCCGTCGGTGGGAACGCCGGGTGAGGGCAGGAACGCAGAAAATAAACCATCCGGGCAGATTGAGGAGTCCGGTGAATACACGTCTAAAGAAGACGTAGCAGCTTATTTAAGCAAATATGGTCACCTGCCGGAGAATTATATTACAAAAAAAGAAGCAAAGGCCCTGGGATGGGTGAGTTCTGAGGGGAATCTGCAGGAAGCTGCCCCAGGCAAGAGTATAGGGGGGGATCATTTCGGAAATTATGAAGAAATACTTCCGGAAAAAGATGGACGTGAATATTTTGAATGCGATATTGACAGCAGCGGCGGATACAGGGGCGCGAAACGGCTTGTCTATTCGAATGATGGCCTGACCTATTACACAGAAGATCATTATAAAACCTTCGAGTTACTTTGTGGAGAGGAATAAAATATGAAAGTAATTCTGGATGTGCATAAATTAGAAAACGCAGAAAATGCCCATGAATATCTAAAAGGGGCACTGAATTTCCCGGAATATTATGGGAAGAACCTGGATGCACTATATGATTGCTTGAATGAATTAACGGATGTGGATATTGTGTTCAGCAACAGCGAGAATGCAGGAGAATATTTTAAAAAAATATTGCGCGTATTCAAAGCGGCATGCGAAGAAAATAAAGGTTTACAGATTTCCAGTGAAAATTTACGGGAATAAATCGGAGTTCTGCACATATACTTGTCTTAAAGAGGTGCAGAGAGATGAAAAAAGAAGAGATTACGCGTTTATTTTCCGGCCGGGTCCGCCGCGCTCTGGAGAAGCTGGAGCTGGATTTCGGAAGGGTACATGAGATCAGACTGAGGACAGGCGCCCCGCTGCAGCTTGTCTGTCAGAAGGGAGAATATTTTCCGGATGAGGAGGGACGGGCCAGACGGGAACCGGGTCAGGGGATACAGGTATCGGAGCGGGACTTGAAAGAAACTATGGAATACATAGGTAATTATTCACTTTATGCGTATGAAGATGAAATCCGGCAGGGGTTTTTGACGGTTCAGGGGGGGCACAGGGTGGGAATAGCAGGAAAAACTGTCATTGAAGACGGCCGGGTGAAAGGCATCAGCCATATTTCCTGCATCAACCTGAGAATTTCCCACAGTGTGGAGGGCTGTGCCAATCTGGTCATGCCTTACTTATGGGAGGGGAGAGAATTTTGCCATACGCTGATCATTTCAGCTCCCCGCTGCGGCAAGACGACGCTGCTGCGGGATGTAATCCGCCAGATTTCTGACGGCAGTGAACGGTATCCGGGAATTACCGTAGGAGTGGTGGATGAGCGGTCAGAAATTGCCGGCTCCTATCTGGGGGTCGCACAAAATCATGTGGGAATCCGGACGGATGTGCTGGACGGCTGTCCCAAGGCGGAGGGAATGATGATGCTGATCCGCTCCATGTCGCCGGATGTGGTGGCGGTGGATGAGATAGGAACCCAGGCTGATCTGTACGCGCTGGAATCGGTACTGAACTGTGGCTGCAAGGTGCTGGCCACGGTCCATGGTAACTCTATGGAGGATGTACGGAAAAAGCCGCTGCTGGGGGATCTGGTAGACCGCCATGTGTTCGAACGGTATATTCTTCTGTCGGGAAAAGAAAAGCCTGGAACGGTACAGGCTATCTTTGATGGGCGGGGGACTAGCCTGTATCAGAAGGGGGTGGGAGCGTGCTGCGTATCGTCGCGCTGTGTGTCATGACTTGCTCCTGCATCGGGCTTGGCTTTATGAAAAGCCTGGGGCTGACCAGGCGGCTGAATCAGCTCAAGACGCTGAAGCGGATCGAGATGTTTCTCCACGGGGAAATTTCCTGCGCGAGAACGCCGCTTCCGGATGCGCTGTGGAATATTTCCGGAAAGGTGGAGGAGCCTTTCCGGGAATTCTTAAGAGAGGTTTCTGAAGACCTGAACCGGTATGGGGGCAACTCCTTCGGCGAGGTTTTTGCCCAGAATGTGGAGTGCCATCTGAAGGATACGAAGCTCACCAGGGAAGACCGGGAACGCTTCAGCGAGCTAGGGAAAAGTCTCGGTTATCTGGACAAGGCCATGCAGCTCAACAATCTGGAGGCCTATGGCCGGGAACTGGATATGACAATAGAAGAATTAACGAAGGGACTGCCTGTAAGAAAAAAGCTCTATCAGAGCCTGGGAATTATGGGTGGTCTTTTTCTGGCCATTTTGTTCCTATAAGGGCAGAAATTCGCGGGAAGGAAGGGTGAAACCGGCATGGAGATAGGGGTAATATTTAAGATCGGTGCTGTCGGGATTCTGGTTTCCGTCCTGGGGCAGGTCCTGAAGCACAGCGGAAGGGAGGAGCAGGCGTTCCTGACCAGCCTGGCAGGGCTGATCGTGGTTCTGTTCTGGCTGCTTCCTTATATTTCTGATCTGTTTGAAACTATTAAAAAGCTGTTTACCTTGTAAAGGAGCGGCCTATGGATGTGCTTAAAATTGCCGTGCTGGGGATCGCGGGGCTTATGATCTGCATTTTCGTGAAGGAGACCCGGCCGGAATATGCCCTGTATGTGAGCCTGGCCACGGGAATCTGCATTCTTCTGTTGGCTACAGGCAAGCTTTCGTATCTGATGGAAATGATCAGCAGGCTGAAATCCTACGTCCCCATTGACACGACGTATCTGAATGCCCTTCTGAAAATGATCGGGATTACTTACGTGGGGCAGTTTTCAGCCGGCATCTGCCGGGATGCAGGATACTCATCCATCGCAGGACAGATAGAAATTTTTGCGAAACTGTCGATTCTGGTCATCAGCATGCCGATACTGGAAGGGTTAATGAAGACAATACAGGAGTTTCTTGCATGAGAAGAAAAAGAGGCGCAGGAGCGGGAATCCTGCTTTTTTTCTTTCTGATGGCCGTGTCTTTTGTTCCTGTCCTGGCCGATACGGGGCAGACAGGGGACGGGCAGGAAGAAGAAGACATGACGCTGATGATCGATGATTCGCTGCTTTCCCAAATGGACCTCCAGGAAGTGCAGGAGGCGGTGGATTCTCTGTTGGGAGGAACAGGTTTTTCCGTATCTGATTCGGTCAGGCGGCTGGCCAACGGGGAGGATGTTTTTTCTGGAACAGGCATGAAGGAGCAGGCATTTTCCCTGATCAAGCAGGCCTTCGCGGGCCAGCGGGAGCTTTGGCTCCGGATTTTGATTCTGGTGCTGGCAGCCGCGCTGCTGTCTAATTTTGCGTCTCTTTTTGAAAGCAACCAGATGGGAGAGATGGGATTTTATATGGTTTACCTGCTGGTATTCGCGCTGCTGCTGAAAAACTTTCAAGTGCTGAGCAGCCAGATTGCGTCTGCGCTGGAAGGTATTTTGGGTTTTATGAAGGCGCTGGTCCCTGCCTATTATCTGGCGATCGCCACGGCATCCGGTGCTTCCTCTGCGGCCATGTTCTATCAGATTGTACTGATAGCCATCAGCCTGGTGGAAAATCTCTTGGTCTATCTGATCCTTCCGGGCATTCAGATCTATGTGTTGATTTCTCTGGTAAACCAGCTGTCTAAGGAAGACTTTCTGTCTCACATGGCAGAGCTGCTGAAAAGCTGTATTTCCTGGATCATGAAAACTGCCCTGGGTCTGGTCATCGGTATGCAGGTGACCAGAAACCTGATATCTCCGGCACTGGACTCTCTGCGCAGGACGGTGATCGGGAAGACAGCAAGCGCGATTCCAGTGGTGGGCGACGCCATTGATTCAGTGACAGAGATGGTCATCGGTTCTGCGGTTCTGATCCGGAATTGCGTGGGGGCTGTGGCGGTGGTGATTTTATTCCTGTGTGCGCTGATCCCCATCATTCAGATTGGAGTGACCAGTTTTACCTATAAATTGTTGGCGGCATTTACCCAGCCGGTCTCGGACAAGCGGATGGTGGGCTGTCTGAATACCATGGGAGTAGGCTGCGGGCTGCTGCTCAAGCTGCTTCTGACCACGGAGGTGCTTTTTATAGTGACAATTGCGATTCTGGCAGGTGTGGCTGGAGGATAATCAACAGAGCGGAGGAGGCTGCACTGTGTGCCGGTAATCGTCGGGAGGGTGACATGACGGAACTGATTTATGGGTGGATGAAAAACCTGGCGTATTTTTTTATTTTTATGACAGCCGTACTTAACTGTCTGCCGGATAACCGTTACAGGAAATATGTCAGATTTTTTCTGGGCTTGCTTTTAATCATCATTTTAAGTAAGCCGCTGACAAAGCTTCTGAATCTGGATCAGATACTGGAGGAGTCCGTAAGCCGGGGGCTGCTGGATACAGAGGTGGAAGGGATGGAAGACCG includes:
- a CDS encoding stage III sporulation protein AE, producing MRRKRGAGAGILLFFFLMAVSFVPVLADTGQTGDGQEEEDMTLMIDDSLLSQMDLQEVQEAVDSLLGGTGFSVSDSVRRLANGEDVFSGTGMKEQAFSLIKQAFAGQRELWLRILILVLAAALLSNFASLFESNQMGEMGFYMVYLLVFALLLKNFQVLSSQIASALEGILGFMKALVPAYYLAIATASGASSAAMFYQIVLIAISLVENLLVYLILPGIQIYVLISLVNQLSKEDFLSHMAELLKSCISWIMKTALGLVIGMQVTRNLISPALDSLRRTVIGKTASAIPVVGDAIDSVTEMVIGSAVLIRNCVGAVAVVILFLCALIPIIQIGVTSFTYKLLAAFTQPVSDKRMVGCLNTMGVGCGLLLKLLLTTEVLFIVTIAILAGVAGG
- a CDS encoding barstar family protein encodes the protein MKVILDVHKLENAENAHEYLKGALNFPEYYGKNLDALYDCLNELTDVDIVFSNSENAGEYFKKILRVFKAACEENKGLQISSENLRE
- a CDS encoding SpoIIIAC/SpoIIIAD family protein translates to MDVLKIAVLGIAGLMICIFVKETRPEYALYVSLATGICILLLATGKLSYLMEMISRLKSYVPIDTTYLNALLKMIGITYVGQFSAGICRDAGYSSIAGQIEIFAKLSILVISMPILEGLMKTIQEFLA
- the spoIIIAC gene encoding stage III sporulation protein AC, with amino-acid sequence MEIGVIFKIGAVGILVSVLGQVLKHSGREEQAFLTSLAGLIVVLFWLLPYISDLFETIKKLFTL
- the spoIIIAA gene encoding stage III sporulation protein AA, with translation MKKEEITRLFSGRVRRALEKLELDFGRVHEIRLRTGAPLQLVCQKGEYFPDEEGRARREPGQGIQVSERDLKETMEYIGNYSLYAYEDEIRQGFLTVQGGHRVGIAGKTVIEDGRVKGISHISCINLRISHSVEGCANLVMPYLWEGREFCHTLIISAPRCGKTTLLRDVIRQISDGSERYPGITVGVVDERSEIAGSYLGVAQNHVGIRTDVLDGCPKAEGMMMLIRSMSPDVVAVDEIGTQADLYALESVLNCGCKVLATVHGNSMEDVRKKPLLGDLVDRHVFERYILLSGKEKPGTVQAIFDGRGTSLYQKGVGACCVSSRCVS
- a CDS encoding ribonuclease domain-containing protein, which encodes MKKKFTYIVGLLFLLTSLLMGCADTGIAGGAKAGNSLSASEAVSPSVGTPGEGRNAENKPSGQIEESGEYTSKEDVAAYLSKYGHLPENYITKKEAKALGWVSSEGNLQEAAPGKSIGGDHFGNYEEILPEKDGREYFECDIDSSGGYRGAKRLVYSNDGLTYYTEDHYKTFELLCGEE
- a CDS encoding stage III sporulation protein AB, with the protein product MLRIVALCVMTCSCIGLGFMKSLGLTRRLNQLKTLKRIEMFLHGEISCARTPLPDALWNISGKVEEPFREFLREVSEDLNRYGGNSFGEVFAQNVECHLKDTKLTREDRERFSELGKSLGYLDKAMQLNNLEAYGRELDMTIEELTKGLPVRKKLYQSLGIMGGLFLAILFL